From Lytechinus pictus isolate F3 Inbred chromosome 6, Lp3.0, whole genome shotgun sequence, the proteins below share one genomic window:
- the LOC129262770 gene encoding uncharacterized protein LOC129262770, with product MLTKMATNDKDVRLQVPFCPLCLESFNKATLLNCGHTFCMNCLEVYDDKNRHLDHMVCPVCKECTNLGAERVAELAPNYLARNLEEDLHLLTETLSPNVCLEHGRIFRDIFCEECQEFVCLYCFMDCHQGHAINKKEELDREFEDRERALVRQSDTRKSQMEKAINSTEQHNNKISSHLNALESQIRDQFEQKRAILLKNETLLLDTVNEHRSALNKECDNWVDHNKRLIDKINSSLSVIRRKATRFVDLSTLEAHNLLCGNLENLLVESVEGTSLSDVGQEIRIIHFCPADDKLLELGHLVFREVNYSASKVHAENQCSEEDDSTSSKECNQEDESSTSTVIEAEAPAECSIESRDNAIANGESSDAQAVVLPLPAQIMRTYTLSIARKIDLAGYMRGIAALSPDSVVVCYGLNRNGADRFSVSGEKKQYLKGKVGQVWDIAFLGDGRSVVSHGAQACKVYDVNNTFTGLQYTRKEGNNYFSLCSDRNGKIYAVNNNPEIYIFEGTTANPQQIVSTGNIKPEHICITRSGWMITTTCCITPSRINLYDRQGHVGISLTASDNHEYLYAAVDSEERVLVARVHERSTAFKLALYRIQETRLVEEKAFAPIKLPRQIKCKWCYMVSLTPNMLAFATLDHHLYFIELLM from the coding sequence ATGCTAACTAAAATGGCCACCAACGACAAAGACGTCCGACTTCAGGTACCTTTTTGTCCACTCTGTCTCGAAAGTTTCAACAAGGCAACCCTCCTCAACTGTGGCCATACATTCTGCATGAACTGCTTGGAGGTGTACGATGACAAGAATCGCCATCTTGACCACATGGTATGTCCTGTATGCAAGGAGTGTACTAATCTTGGGGCCGAGCGGGTTGCAGAACTCGCTCCTAACTACCTGGCCAGGAATCTGGAGGAAGATTTGCACTTGTTGACAGAGACTCTCTCGCCGAACGTTTGCTTAGAACACGGTAGGATTTTCAGGGATATCTTCTGTGAAGAATGTCAGGAATTTGTTTGCCTCTATTGCTTCATGGACTGCCATCAGGGACATGCCATCAACAAGAAAGAGGAgttagatagagaatttgaagACAGGGAAAGGGCTCTTGTTCGTCAAAGCGATACCAGGAAGTCCCAGATGGAAAAGGCCATCAATAGTACTGAGCaacacaacaacaaaatatcTTCTCATCTGAATGCTTTGGAATCACAGATTAGGGACCAGTTTGAACAAAAGAGAGCCATACTCCTGAAGAATGAAACATTGCTCTTGGACACTGTAAATGAACATAGATCAGCATTAAACAAGGAATGTGATAACTGGGTTGATCACAACAAGCGGCTAATAGACAAGATAAACAGCTCGTTGTCGGTGATACGACGTAAAGCGACTCGCTTTGTTGATTTAAGCACCCTTGAAGCCCATAACCTACTTTGTGGTAACCTAGAGAACCTACTAGTAGAAAGTGTTGAAGGAACATCTTTGAGTGATGTTGGTCAAGAGATCAGGATAATACATTTTTGTCCAGCAGATGACAAACTTCTCGAGCTTGGTCATCTGGTTTTCAGGGAAGTCAATTACTCAGCTAGTAAGGTCCACGCTGAAAATCAGTGTAGTGAAGAAGACGATAGTACCTCCTCAAAAGAATGTAATCAAGAAGATGAAAGTAGCACCTCAACTGTTATTGAAGCTGAAGCTCCTGCAGAATGTAGCATCGAAAGTCGCGACAATGCCATCGCTAACGGGGAATCAAGTGATGCCCAAGCGGTTGTACTGCCCTTACCAGCCCAGATAATGAGAACCTACACACTGAGTATTGCAAGAAAGATAGATTTAGCAGGGTACATGCGAGGCATTGCTGCCCTTTCCCCTGATTCTGTCGTGGTCTGTTATGGATTGAACCGAAACGGTGCAGATCGTTTTTcggtgtctggagaaaagaaACAATATTTGAAGGGTAAAGTCGGGCAGGTCTGGGATATTGCCTTCTTAGGCGATGGGAGGTCCGTCGTTTCGCATGGTGCTCAAGCTTGTAAGGTGTACGACGTCAACAATACATTCACCGGTCTTCAATATACCCGCAAGGAAGGCAATAACTACTTCAGCTTATGCAGTGACCGCAACGGGAAGATCTACGCAGTCAATAACAATCCGGAGATCTACATCTTCGAAGGCACAACTGCTAACCCTCAGCAAATCGTGTCGACGGGGAACATTAAGCCAGAACACATCTGTATCACCAGATCCGGGTGGATGATCACTACCACGTGTTGCATCACACCAAGTCGGATCAACCTCTACGATAGGCAAGGCCATGTTGGTATCTCGCTTACTGCAAGTGATAACCATGAATATCTGTATGCTGCTGTGGATAGCGAGGAGAGGGTACTGGTGGCGAGAGTTCATGAGAGATCGACCGCGTTCAAGCTGGCGCTGTACAGAATCCAAGAAACAAGACTCGTAGAGGAAAAGGCGTTTGCTCCAATCAAACTCCCGCgacaaatcaaatgcaaatggTGTTACATGGTAAGTCTCACACCAAACATGCTCGCGTTTGCCACGTTGGATCATCACTTGTATTTTATTGAGCTTCTGATGTAG